Proteins found in one Amycolatopsis aidingensis genomic segment:
- a CDS encoding TlyA family RNA methyltransferase — translation MPRRARLDAELVRRGLARSRDQAASLISEGKVTVRGMVAHKAATGVELDAPIVVRVEDDPGWASRGAHKLLGALREFMPRGLSVSGKRCLDAGASTGGFTDVLLREGAGTVVAADVGRGLLDWRLRTDERVHVLDRTNVRGLSAEQIGGAVDLVVADLSFISLRLVLPALLACTAEQADLLPMVKPQFEVGRQRLGSGGVVREPELRVEAVSTVLTEACALGLRPLGVVASPLPGPSGNVEYFAWLRRAAAGSAMDNTGEPDIARLARTAVQEGPS, via the coding sequence ATGCCGCGCAGGGCGCGCCTGGACGCCGAGCTGGTGCGCCGGGGCCTCGCTCGCTCGAGGGACCAGGCCGCCTCGCTGATCAGCGAGGGCAAGGTCACCGTGCGCGGCATGGTGGCCCACAAGGCCGCCACCGGCGTGGAACTCGACGCGCCGATCGTCGTGCGGGTGGAGGACGATCCGGGCTGGGCGTCCCGGGGGGCGCACAAGCTGCTGGGTGCCCTGCGCGAGTTCATGCCGCGCGGGCTGTCGGTCAGCGGCAAACGCTGCCTCGACGCGGGCGCATCCACCGGCGGTTTCACCGACGTCCTGCTCAGGGAGGGCGCGGGAACGGTGGTCGCGGCGGACGTCGGGCGCGGGCTGCTGGACTGGCGGCTGCGCACCGACGAACGGGTGCACGTGCTGGACCGGACGAACGTGCGCGGCCTTTCCGCGGAGCAGATCGGCGGAGCGGTCGACCTGGTCGTGGCCGACCTGTCCTTCATCTCCCTGCGCCTGGTGCTGCCCGCCCTGCTGGCCTGCACCGCCGAGCAGGCCGATCTGCTGCCGATGGTCAAGCCCCAGTTCGAGGTCGGCAGGCAGCGGCTGGGCAGCGGCGGGGTGGTGCGCGAACCTGAGCTGCGGGTGGAGGCCGTCAGCACCGTGCTGACCGAGGCCTGCGCCCTCGGCCTGCGCCCGCTCGGGGTGGTGGCGAGCCCGCTGCCAGGCCCTTCCGGCAACGTCGAGTACTTCGCCTGGCTGCGGCGGGCGGCGGCCGGGTCCGCTATGGACAATACGGGCGAGCCGGACATTGCCCGGCTCGCCCGTACC